In the genome of Taurinivorans muris, one region contains:
- a CDS encoding 30S ribosomal protein S1: MTKDNMENQFDSEDFASMLDAYGFNNDGCELEEGSIVEGEVVAIENENVLVNVGFKSEGQIPAEEFRDAQGNITAKVGDKINVFVERKSDGDGTVKLSYEKAKRMQLFDQLEEVLEKGGVITGMITRRIKGGYTVDLGGIEAFLPGSHVDLRPVPDMDALVNQNYEFRVLKINRRRSNVIVSRRVLLEEDRDSKRSALLTTLEEGQTVKGRVKNITEYGVFVDLGGLDGLLHITDMSWKRIRHPREMVSMGQELELKVLSFDKDTNKVSLGLKQLIQDPWEDITTRFPEASRHTGKVTNLVDYGVFVELESGVEGLVHISEMSWTRKLRHPSQIVKQGDEVEVVILGVDSDKKRISLGMKQIKQNPWELVGERFPEGTVLEGTIKNITEFGMFIGIEDGIDGLIHVSDISWTKKLRHPNEMFKVGDVVQAKVLTVDQENEKFTLGMKQLTEDPWASVPSRYPVGNTVTGTITNVTDFGLFVEVEEGIEGLIHVTELGKKIKNPAEAFKEGDQVQAKIIHVSAEERRLGLSVKQLKEDEERRKPKEYSSAGDTNLGTMADAFAAAKNDEE; encoded by the coding sequence ATGACCAAGGATAACATGGAAAACCAATTTGATTCTGAAGATTTCGCATCAATGCTCGATGCTTATGGCTTCAATAATGACGGCTGTGAGCTGGAAGAAGGTTCTATTGTCGAAGGTGAAGTTGTTGCGATAGAAAATGAAAACGTTCTTGTAAACGTTGGATTTAAATCTGAAGGTCAAATTCCTGCGGAGGAATTTCGTGACGCTCAAGGCAATATCACCGCAAAAGTCGGTGATAAAATCAATGTTTTCGTTGAGCGTAAAAGCGATGGCGATGGCACGGTTAAGCTTTCTTATGAAAAAGCGAAACGCATGCAGCTTTTTGACCAACTTGAAGAAGTTTTGGAAAAAGGCGGCGTTATTACAGGTATGATCACTCGCCGTATCAAAGGCGGTTATACCGTTGATTTAGGTGGCATCGAAGCGTTCTTGCCCGGATCTCACGTTGATTTGCGTCCAGTTCCCGATATGGACGCGTTGGTCAATCAAAATTATGAATTTCGCGTATTAAAAATCAACCGCCGCCGCAGTAATGTTATTGTTTCCCGCCGCGTTCTCCTTGAAGAAGACCGTGACAGCAAACGCAGTGCGCTTCTTACCACCCTTGAGGAAGGACAAACTGTCAAAGGCCGTGTGAAAAATATTACCGAATACGGCGTGTTTGTCGACCTTGGCGGTTTGGACGGACTTTTGCATATTACGGATATGAGCTGGAAGCGTATCCGTCATCCTCGTGAAATGGTAAGCATGGGACAAGAACTTGAACTTAAAGTTCTTTCTTTCGATAAGGATACCAATAAAGTTTCTCTTGGTTTGAAACAATTGATCCAGGACCCATGGGAAGATATCACCACCCGTTTCCCCGAAGCCTCACGCCATACCGGCAAGGTTACCAATCTTGTGGATTACGGTGTGTTTGTTGAGCTTGAAAGCGGTGTTGAAGGGCTTGTTCATATTTCTGAAATGTCTTGGACCCGCAAACTCCGTCACCCGAGCCAAATCGTAAAGCAAGGCGATGAAGTCGAAGTCGTTATTTTAGGCGTTGACAGCGATAAAAAGCGTATTTCCCTCGGTATGAAGCAAATCAAGCAAAATCCTTGGGAATTGGTCGGCGAACGTTTCCCTGAAGGCACCGTTTTGGAAGGTACCATTAAAAACATTACCGAATTCGGCATGTTTATCGGTATTGAAGACGGTATTGACGGACTTATCCATGTTTCCGACATTTCTTGGACAAAGAAACTCCGCCATCCGAACGAAATGTTCAAAGTCGGCGATGTTGTTCAAGCGAAAGTGCTTACTGTCGACCAAGAAAATGAGAAATTCACTCTCGGCATGAAACAACTTACAGAAGACCCTTGGGCTTCCGTTCCAAGCCGTTATCCTGTGGGCAACACCGTAACGGGCACAATCACCAATGTTACTGATTTTGGTCTTTTTGTGGAAGTTGAGGAAGGTATCGAAGGCCTTATTCATGTTACCGAACTTGGAAAGAAAATTAAAAATCCTGCCGAAGCTTTCAAGGAAGGCGATCAGGTTCAAGCAAAAATCATCCATGTTAGCGCTGAAGAACGCCGTTTAGGTCTTTCTGTAAAACAACTCAAAGAAGACGAAGAACGCCGTAAACCGAAAGAATATTCTTCTGCCGGTGATACCAATCTTGGTACAATGGCTGACGCTTTTGCAGCTGCCAAAAACGATGAAGAATAA
- a CDS encoding amidohydrolase: MKVFADTVYYNGSILTMNDEQKFAEAVAVHDETIMAVGDLQQVKQYADNHTKYFNLQGKALLPGFIDAHSHILDTALRALWVDVNSCPLGAVRNIDDVIALLRQKAETLAEGEWIVGWGYDDSKVKEMRHLISDDLDRVSTKHPVSVAHISGWVTYHNRLALTKGGITDDTSDTEYYRILRDDDNKATGVIETALCPVMAKIPPADKPAFIKGLEAVSKQYAAKGCTTVQEGWWCTRESVDLASEAMNKDVFKLRLVLYPVGEGDVYDKEWNNLYPELKSGDYADEKKMICMGAAKLTADGSIQARTAFLSKPYYVCPDGKPDFLGPYNHEQQWLNERVLELHKQGKQVAVHCNGDGAIEMALNAFEYAQKIHYRKDSRFIFIHCQTVRPDQLKRIAELKACISFFPVHTYYWGKRHHDIFLGPKRAKRLDPVRESMSLGINCTLHNDTYITPIDPLLCVWSAVNRQSYEGQDLGKAEQGIDVYSALKAITINVAFQGFEENVKGSIEVGKLADFVVLAENPLEADEWKIKDLKIAATIVGNKLVYGDI; this comes from the coding sequence ATGAAAGTTTTTGCTGATACCGTTTATTATAACGGAAGCATCCTTACTATGAATGACGAGCAGAAATTTGCGGAAGCCGTTGCCGTGCATGATGAAACGATTATGGCTGTCGGTGATTTGCAGCAGGTAAAACAGTATGCGGATAATCATACGAAGTATTTCAATTTGCAGGGCAAAGCTCTGCTGCCCGGATTTATTGATGCCCACAGCCATATTTTAGATACTGCGTTGCGGGCGCTGTGGGTAGATGTTAACAGCTGTCCTCTCGGCGCTGTGCGGAACATAGACGATGTCATAGCTCTTCTGCGGCAAAAAGCGGAAACACTTGCTGAGGGGGAATGGATTGTCGGCTGGGGATATGATGACAGCAAGGTAAAAGAAATGCGTCACTTGATATCCGATGATTTAGACAGAGTGAGTACAAAGCACCCCGTATCTGTTGCGCATATTTCAGGCTGGGTGACATATCATAACAGACTGGCTTTAACAAAAGGCGGAATTACCGATGATACGTCCGATACCGAGTATTACCGCATTTTGAGGGATGACGATAACAAAGCGACGGGAGTAATCGAAACGGCTCTGTGTCCGGTCATGGCAAAAATTCCTCCTGCCGACAAACCCGCATTCATAAAAGGGCTTGAGGCAGTTTCAAAGCAATATGCCGCCAAAGGCTGCACAACTGTACAGGAAGGCTGGTGGTGTACGCGGGAAAGCGTTGATTTAGCCAGTGAAGCAATGAATAAGGATGTATTTAAACTTCGTTTGGTTCTGTATCCGGTTGGCGAAGGCGATGTGTATGATAAAGAATGGAATAATCTTTATCCGGAATTGAAATCGGGTGATTATGCGGACGAAAAGAAAATGATTTGCATGGGCGCTGCAAAATTAACCGCAGACGGCTCCATTCAGGCAAGAACGGCATTTTTAAGTAAGCCGTATTATGTTTGTCCCGATGGAAAGCCTGACTTTTTGGGACCATATAATCATGAACAGCAATGGCTGAATGAAAGAGTTTTGGAGCTGCATAAACAAGGCAAACAGGTGGCGGTACACTGCAACGGCGACGGAGCCATTGAAATGGCGCTTAATGCTTTTGAGTATGCGCAGAAAATACATTATCGCAAAGATTCCCGCTTTATTTTTATTCATTGCCAGACCGTCCGTCCCGACCAGCTGAAGCGCATTGCGGAATTGAAAGCCTGCATTTCGTTTTTTCCTGTTCATACATATTATTGGGGAAAACGTCACCATGATATTTTTCTCGGTCCGAAGCGAGCCAAACGGCTTGACCCTGTGAGGGAATCCATGAGTTTGGGAATAAACTGCACTCTGCATAATGATACCTATATAACGCCAATCGACCCTTTGCTTTGCGTTTGGTCGGCGGTAAACCGTCAGAGCTATGAAGGGCAGGATTTAGGCAAGGCGGAACAGGGAATTGATGTGTACAGCGCATTAAAGGCTATAACAATCAATGTTGCATTCCAAGGTTTTGAAGAAAACGTCAAAGGAAGCATTGAAGTTGGAAAACTGGCTGATTTTGTCGTGCTTGCGGAAAATCCTTTGGAAGCTGACGAATGGAAAATCAAGGATTTGAAAATAGCGGCGACTATTGTCGGCAATAAACTTGTGTATGGTGATATTTAA